One part of the Arabidopsis thaliana chromosome 4, partial sequence genome encodes these proteins:
- the BBX19 gene encoding B-box type zinc finger family protein — protein MRILCDACENAAAIIFCAADEAALCRPCDEKVHMCNKLASRHVRVGLAEPSNAPCCDICENAPAFFYCEIDGSSLCLQCDMVVHVGGKRTHGRFLLLRQRIEFPGDKPKENNTRDNLQNQRVSTNGNGEANGKIDDEMIDLNANPQRVHEPSSNNNGIDVNNENNHEPAGLVPVGPFKRESEK, from the exons ATGCGGATTTTGTGCGATGCTTGCGAGAACGCAGCCGCAATCATCTTTTGCGCCGCCGATGAAGCTGCCCTTTGTCGCCCCTGCGATGAAAAA gTTCATATGTGCAACAAGCTAGCTAGTCGGCATGTACGTGTTGGTTTAGCTGAACCAAGCAATGCCCCATGCTGTGATATATGCGAAAATGCACCTG CCTTCTTTTACTGTGAGATAGACGGTAGTTCTCTTTGTCTGCAATGTGACATGGTAGTACATGTTGGTGGCAAGAGAACACACGGTCGGTTTCTTTTGCTGAGACAGAGAATCGAG TTTCCAGGGGATAAGcctaaagaaaacaatacgAGGGACAATTTGCAGAACCAAAGAGTCTCTACAAATGGAAATGGTGAAGCCAATGGGAAGATTGATGACGAAATGATTGATCTAAATGCTAATCCACAAAGAGTACATGAGCCATCATCAAATAACAAC GGGATTGATGTAAATAACGAGAACAATCACGAGCCTGCAGGCCTTGTACCAGTTGGACCCTTTAAACGAGAGTCTGAGAAGTGA
- the BBX19 gene encoding B-box type zinc finger family protein (B-box type zinc finger family protein; FUNCTIONS IN: sequence-specific DNA binding transcription factor activity, zinc ion binding; INVOLVED IN: regulation of transcription; LOCATED IN: endomembrane system, intracellular; EXPRESSED IN: 18 plant structures; EXPRESSED DURING: 8 growth stages; CONTAINS InterPro DOMAIN/s: Zinc finger, B-box (InterPro:IPR000315); BEST Arabidopsis thaliana protein match is: B-box zinc finger family protein (TAIR:AT2G21320.1).), translating into MRILCDACENAAAIIFCAADEAALCRPCDEKALHMRLDISKCSESVKRVQIVETSSLIWWIKMGTFCLQSLHLVVHMCNKLASRHVRVGLAEPSNAPCCDICENAPAFFYCEIDGSSLCLQCDMVVHVGGKRTHGRFLLLRQRIEFPGDKPKENNTRDNLQNQRVSTNGNGEANGKIDDEMIDLNANPQRVHEPSSNNNGIDVNNENNHEPAGLVPVGPFKRESEK; encoded by the exons ATGCGGATTTTGTGCGATGCTTGCGAGAACGCAGCCGCAATCATCTTTTGCGCCGCCGATGAAGCTGCCCTTTGTCGCCCCTGCGATGAAAAA GCTCTTCACATGAGATTAGATATTTCGAAGTGTAGTGAATCCGTCAAAAGAGTTCAAATAGTTGAAACCTCTTCTCTCATTTGGTGGATTAAGATG GGAACGTTTTGTCTCCAGAGTTTGCATTTAGTA gTTCATATGTGCAACAAGCTAGCTAGTCGGCATGTACGTGTTGGTTTAGCTGAACCAAGCAATGCCCCATGCTGTGATATATGCGAAAATGCACCTG CCTTCTTTTACTGTGAGATAGACGGTAGTTCTCTTTGTCTGCAATGTGACATGGTAGTACATGTTGGTGGCAAGAGAACACACGGTCGGTTTCTTTTGCTGAGACAGAGAATCGAG TTTCCAGGGGATAAGcctaaagaaaacaatacgAGGGACAATTTGCAGAACCAAAGAGTCTCTACAAATGGAAATGGTGAAGCCAATGGGAAGATTGATGACGAAATGATTGATCTAAATGCTAATCCACAAAGAGTACATGAGCCATCATCAAATAACAAC GGGATTGATGTAAATAACGAGAACAATCACGAGCCTGCAGGCCTTGTACCAGTTGGACCCTTTAAACGAGAGTCTGAGAAGTGA
- the BBX19 gene encoding B-box type zinc finger family protein yields MCNKLASRHVRVGLAEPSNAPCCDICENAPAFFYCEIDGSSLCLQCDMVVHVGGKRTHGRFLLLRQRIEFPGDKPKENNTRDNLQNQRVSTNGNGEANGKIDDEMIDLNANPQRVHEPSSNNNGIDVNNENNHEPAGLVPVGPFKRESEK; encoded by the exons ATGTGCAACAAGCTAGCTAGTCGGCATGTACGTGTTGGTTTAGCTGAACCAAGCAATGCCCCATGCTGTGATATATGCGAAAATGCACCTG CCTTCTTTTACTGTGAGATAGACGGTAGTTCTCTTTGTCTGCAATGTGACATGGTAGTACATGTTGGTGGCAAGAGAACACACGGTCGGTTTCTTTTGCTGAGACAGAGAATCGAG TTTCCAGGGGATAAGcctaaagaaaacaatacgAGGGACAATTTGCAGAACCAAAGAGTCTCTACAAATGGAAATGGTGAAGCCAATGGGAAGATTGATGACGAAATGATTGATCTAAATGCTAATCCACAAAGAGTACATGAGCCATCATCAAATAACAAC GGGATTGATGTAAATAACGAGAACAATCACGAGCCTGCAGGCCTTGTACCAGTTGGACCCTTTAAACGAGAGTCTGAGAAGTGA
- the BBX19 gene encoding B-box type zinc finger family protein, whose translation MCNKLASRHVRVGLAEPSNAPCCDICENAPAFFYCEIDGSSLCLQCDMVVHVGGKRTHGRFLLLRQRIEFPGDKPKENNTRDNLQNQRVSTNGNGEANGKIDDEMIDLNANPQRVHEPSSNNNVYESLYPTYSQSLFLYSQFECFSMSRGLM comes from the exons ATGTGCAACAAGCTAGCTAGTCGGCATGTACGTGTTGGTTTAGCTGAACCAAGCAATGCCCCATGCTGTGATATATGCGAAAATGCACCTG CCTTCTTTTACTGTGAGATAGACGGTAGTTCTCTTTGTCTGCAATGTGACATGGTAGTACATGTTGGTGGCAAGAGAACACACGGTCGGTTTCTTTTGCTGAGACAGAGAATCGAG TTTCCAGGGGATAAGcctaaagaaaacaatacgAGGGACAATTTGCAGAACCAAAGAGTCTCTACAAATGGAAATGGTGAAGCCAATGGGAAGATTGATGACGAAATGATTGATCTAAATGCTAATCCACAAAGAGTACATGAGCCATCATCAAATAACAACGTATATGAATCCCTCTATCCAACATATTctcaatctttgtttttgtattctcAATTCGAATGTTTCTCAATGAGCAGGGGATTGATGTAA
- the FBA2 gene encoding fructose-bisphosphate aldolase 2 (fructose-bisphosphate aldolase 2 (FBA2); FUNCTIONS IN: fructose-bisphosphate aldolase activity, catalytic activity; INVOLVED IN: response to cadmium ion, pentose-phosphate shunt, response to abscisic acid stimulus; LOCATED IN: in 7 components; EXPRESSED IN: 27 plant structures; EXPRESSED DURING: 14 growth stages; CONTAINS InterPro DOMAIN/s: Aldolase-type TIM barrel (InterPro:IPR013785), Fructose-bisphosphate aldolase, class-I (InterPro:IPR000741); BEST Arabidopsis thaliana protein match is: fructose-bisphosphate aldolase 1 (TAIR:AT2G21330.1); Has 30201 Blast hits to 17322 proteins in 780 species: Archae - 12; Bacteria - 1396; Metazoa - 17338; Fungi - 3422; Plants - 5037; Viruses - 0; Other Eukaryotes - 2996 (source: NCBI BLink).): MASTSLLKASPVLDKSEWVKGQSVLFRQPSSASVVLRNRATSLTVRAASSYADELVKTAKTIASPGRGILAMDESNATCGKRLDSIGLENTEANRQAFRTLLVSAPGLGQYVSGAILFEETLYQSTTEGKKMVDVLVEQNIVPGIKVDKGLVPLVGSNNESWCQGLDGLSSRTAAYYQQGARFAKWRTVVSIPNGPSALAVKEAAWGLARYAAISQDSGLVPIVEPEILLDGEHDIDRTYDVAEKVWAEVFFYLAQNNVMFEGILLKPSMVTPGAESKDRATPEQVAAYTLKLLRNRVPPAVPGIMFLSGGQSEVEATLNLNAMNQAPNPWHVSFSYARALQNTCLKTWGGRPENVNAAQTTLLARAKANSLAQLGKYTGEGESEEAKEGMFVKGYTY, translated from the exons CTTCCGTCAGCCTTCTTCCGCTTCTGTCGTCCTCCGCAACCGTGCCACCTCCCTCACCGTCCGTGCCGCTTCCTCCTACGCCGATGAGCTTGTTAAGACAGCG AAAACTATTGCGTCTCCCGGACGTGGAATCTTGGCGATGGACGAGTCAAACGCGACTTGCGGGAAACGTTTGGATTCGATAGGGCTAGAGAACACTGAGGCAAATCGTCAAGCTTTCCGGACTTTGCTGGTCTCTGCACCGGGACTCGGACAGTACGTCTCCGGCGCAATTCTATTTGAGGAGACTCTGTACCAGTCTACCACCGAAGGCAAGAAAATGGTCGACGTCCTCGTCGAGCAGAACATTGTCCCTGGTATCAAAGTCGACAAG GGTTTGGTGCCACTTGTTGGATCCAACAATGAGTCATGGTGCCAAGGACTAGATGGTCTATCATCTCGAACTGCTGCTTACTATCAACAGGGTGCGCGTTTCGCCAAATG GCGTACTGTCGTGAGCATTCCTAACGGTCCGTCTGCCCTCGCCGTCAAAGAAGCTGCTTGGGGTCTTGCTCGATACGCTGCCATTTCACAG GACAGCGGTTTGGTTCCGATTGTTGAGCCAGAGATCTTGTTGGATGGAGAACACGACATTGACAGAACATACGACGTAGCAGAGAAGGTTTGGGCTGAGGTTTTCTTTTACCTTGCTCAGAACAATGTCATGTTTGAAG GTATCCTCCTAAAACCGAGCATGGTGACTCCCGGAGCTGAGTCTAAAGACAGAGCTACTCCTGAACAAGTTGCCGCCTACACCCTCAAGCTCCTCCGCAACAGAGTCCCTCCCGCAGTCCCCGGAATCATG TTTTTGTCCGGAGGACAGTCGGAGGTGGAGGCAACACTCAACTTGAACGCAATGAACCAGGCACCAAACCCATGGCACGTGTCCTTCTCCTACGCACGTGCGTTGCAGAACACTTGTCTGAAAACATGGGGCGGCAGACCCGAGAACGTGAACGCAGCTCAGACCACTCTCTTGGCCCGTGCCAAGGCCAATTCGTTGGCTCAGCTCGGAAAATACACCGGTGAGGGTGAGTCCGAAGAGGCTAAGGAGGGCATGTTCGTCAAAGGGTACACCTATTGA
- the FBA2 gene encoding fructose-bisphosphate aldolase 2 (fructose-bisphosphate aldolase 2 (FBA2); FUNCTIONS IN: fructose-bisphosphate aldolase activity, catalytic activity; INVOLVED IN: response to cadmium ion, pentose-phosphate shunt, response to abscisic acid stimulus; LOCATED IN: in 6 components; EXPRESSED IN: 26 plant structures; EXPRESSED DURING: 14 growth stages; CONTAINS InterPro DOMAIN/s: Aldolase-type TIM barrel (InterPro:IPR013785), Fructose-bisphosphate aldolase, class-I (InterPro:IPR000741); BEST Arabidopsis thaliana protein match is: fructose-bisphosphate aldolase 1 (TAIR:AT2G21330.2); Has 35333 Blast hits to 34131 proteins in 2444 species: Archae - 798; Bacteria - 22429; Metazoa - 974; Fungi - 991; Plants - 531; Viruses - 0; Other Eukaryotes - 9610 (source: NCBI BLink).), with the protein MASTSLLKASPVLDKSEWVKGQSVLFRQPSSASVVLRNRATSLTVRAASSYADELVKTAKTIASPGRGILAMDESNATCGKRLDSIGLENTEANRQAFRTLLVSAPGLGQYVSGAILFEETLYQSTTEGKKMVDVLVEQNIVPGIKVDKGLVPLVGSNNESWCQGLDGLSSRTAAYYQQGARFAKWRTVVSIPNGPSALAVKEAAWGLARYAAISQDSGLVPIVEPEILLDGEHDIDRTYDVAEKVWAEVFFYLAQNNVMFEGILLKPSMVTPGAESKDRATPEQVAAYTLKLLRNRVPPAVPGIMAIFVRRTVGGGGNTQLERNEPGTKPMARVLLLRTCVAEHLSENMGRQTRERERSSDHSLGPCQGQFVGSARKIHR; encoded by the exons CTTCCGTCAGCCTTCTTCCGCTTCTGTCGTCCTCCGCAACCGTGCCACCTCCCTCACCGTCCGTGCCGCTTCCTCCTACGCCGATGAGCTTGTTAAGACAGCG AAAACTATTGCGTCTCCCGGACGTGGAATCTTGGCGATGGACGAGTCAAACGCGACTTGCGGGAAACGTTTGGATTCGATAGGGCTAGAGAACACTGAGGCAAATCGTCAAGCTTTCCGGACTTTGCTGGTCTCTGCACCGGGACTCGGACAGTACGTCTCCGGCGCAATTCTATTTGAGGAGACTCTGTACCAGTCTACCACCGAAGGCAAGAAAATGGTCGACGTCCTCGTCGAGCAGAACATTGTCCCTGGTATCAAAGTCGACAAG GGTTTGGTGCCACTTGTTGGATCCAACAATGAGTCATGGTGCCAAGGACTAGATGGTCTATCATCTCGAACTGCTGCTTACTATCAACAGGGTGCGCGTTTCGCCAAATG GCGTACTGTCGTGAGCATTCCTAACGGTCCGTCTGCCCTCGCCGTCAAAGAAGCTGCTTGGGGTCTTGCTCGATACGCTGCCATTTCACAG GACAGCGGTTTGGTTCCGATTGTTGAGCCAGAGATCTTGTTGGATGGAGAACACGACATTGACAGAACATACGACGTAGCAGAGAAGGTTTGGGCTGAGGTTTTCTTTTACCTTGCTCAGAACAATGTCATGTTTGAAG GTATCCTCCTAAAACCGAGCATGGTGACTCCCGGAGCTGAGTCTAAAGACAGAGCTACTCCTGAACAAGTTGCCGCCTACACCCTCAAGCTCCTCCGCAACAGAGTCCCTCCCGCAGTCCCCGGAATCATGGCAA TTTTTGTCCGGAGGACAGTCGGAGGTGGAGGCAACACTCAACTTGAACGCAATGAACCAGGCACCAAACCCATGGCACGTGTCCTTCTCCTACGCACGTGCGTTGCAGAACACTTGTCTGAAAACATGGGGCGGCAGACCCGAGAACGTGAACGCAGCTCAGACCACTCTCTTGGCCCGTGCCAAGGCCAATTCGTTGGCTCAGCTCGGAAAATACACCGGTGA